The following coding sequences are from one Ooceraea biroi isolate clonal line C1 chromosome 5, Obir_v5.4, whole genome shotgun sequence window:
- the LOC105281249 gene encoding thioredoxin domain-containing protein 12 encodes MRYAKCLDLLKFTALAYHICGKVTAADDNSNNFGQMYKWKNLQDGFAEAKVSRKPIFLLIHKAGCPTCEKLKPKFTNSIRILDLSKHFVMVNVKKCEVQDEARFQPDGTYVPRILFFTPDGEFMEDVYNRHPKADDKYKYFYSNTSQIVDSMILALERCSKDSRIKILHDKIGKV; translated from the exons ATGCGTTACGCAAAATGTCTCGATCTCTTGAAATTTACCGCTTTGGCGTATCACATATGCGGAAAAGTAACTGCGGCCGACGACAATTCGAACAATTTCGGACAGATGTACAAATGGAAAAACTTACAAGACGGTTTCGCGGAAGCGAAAGTTTCCAGAAAGCCGATATTTCTTCTAATTCACAAGGCTGGCTGCCCCACTTGCGAGAAACTGAAGCCGAAGTTTACGAACTCCATAAGAATCCTTGATCTCAGCAAACA CTTTGTAATGGTGAATGTGAAGAAATGTGAAGTACAAGACGAAGCAAGATTTCAACCAGATGGAACTTACGTTCCAAGAATTCTTTTCTTTACGCCGGACGGCGAATTCATGGAAGATGTTTATAATCGCCatccgaaagcagatgataaATACAAATACTTCTACAGCAATACCAGTCAGATAGTAGATAGCATGATTTTGGCATTGGAACGTTGTTCCAAAGACTCGCGAATCAAAATTCTTCATGACAAAATCGGAAAAGTGTAA
- the LOC105280933 gene encoding uncharacterized protein LOC105280933 isoform X2 encodes MEQATQCKMLRQKVFLHFTCLLALGASLTLALPPGAPWTNFASKPVYSRALGPPSGIDTISIPYVPKSPVFPKFVDPKMFISKKTDMLSNLFGGLGPVAYNAADTKPIIPYGASGSSLETADNALFNKRDALQDGKEKIADTNGMYKRGMFGPFPKFGPMGATGVIGPQFGPITPFSSADAMADYMDKAPFSRKRRSMEAASSASDVNSISGSKLQATGISSYAKDSPIVEKLSATKSADGDAPKEYLPGMFGPFGPGGPYGPFGPFGSSASFGPGGSFGGPAVDPSAMIGKKSTFLDALFKNLATSTPATTITDAPTPKSTIVPPSFWLPSAIIPGPTEYTSKVSDFLGKLFDSIKMNATMQEASDDSDVKSDFMRSLKSDDILPDKAARSVDDVSSITAAKDAIVDAILTELGDLKGDMISTLNDLIAYEKATAAAAPAAKKPFKPFSGIFPFAKPTIDPTLPFKQRMAVLSQVFDMLTELERNITVAANSAIKTNTDTPSNPELARIPLATGAADVSSINNTLLDAILNRIAAAQTASPVSYPASFIKESPMMSRAMPQGPTSFWVSYPESSASVIKRQVPYDSPYLGYEYDNDQRDHRQYTRGVQMQMHQGYQSLPAGSVESVQAGGGSTPEHQGGGIKLLGQSNAYGNLNKWADWVQYHKNEYEDSRHHHNHH; translated from the exons ATGGAGCAGGCTACTCAGTGCAAGATGCTCCGACAGAaagtatttttacatttcactTGCCTGTTGGCACTCGGCGCTAGTTTGACTCTGGCACTTCCACCCGGAGCACCATGGACAAACTTCGCATCCAAACCAG TTTATTCGCGAGCCCTTGGACCTCCATCAGGAATAGACACGATATCCATACCTTACGTACCAAAATCTCCGGTCTTTCCAAAGTTCGTCGACCCGAAGATGTTTATCTCCAAGAAGACGGATATGCTGAGTAATTTGTTTGGCGGTCTAGGACCAGTTGCATATAACGCAGCAGATACCAAGCCAATTATACCATACGGCGCAAGTGGGTCATCTTTAGAGACCGCTGACAATGCGTTATTCAACAAGCGAGATGCACTGCAAGATGGTAAGGAGAAAATAGCTGACACTAACGGTATGTACAAACGTGGTATGTTTGGTCCGTTTCCAAAATTCGGACCAATGGGAGCAACAGGTGTTATAGGTCCGCAATTCGGTCCTATAACGCCATTCTCATCAGCAGACGCGATGGCTGATTATATGGACAAAGCACCTTTCTCCCGTAAAAGAAGAAGCATGGAAGCGGCCTCTTCTGCAAGCGACGTCAATTCTATCTCGGGCAGTAAGTTGCAAGCAACAGGCATATCGTCCTATGCAAAAGATTCGCCGATAGTAGAAAAACTGTCCGCGACGAAATCAGCTGACGGCGACGCGCCGAAGGAATACCTGCCGGGTATGTTTGGACCTTTCGGACCGGGTGGACCTTACGGGCCCTTCGGACCCTTCGGCTCGAGTGCATCTTTCGGGCCCGGTGGATCTTTTGGTGGACCAGCAGTAGATCCAAGCGCGATGATCGGGAAGAAGTCGACATTTTTAGACGCTCTCTTTAAAAATCTCGCTACTAGCACTCCAGCGACAACAATAACCGATGCACCCACGCCAAAGAGTACCATCGTGCCTCCAAGTTTCTGGCTGCCGTCTGCTATAATTCCTGGTCCAACCGAATACACCTCGAAGGTGTCGGATTTCCTGGGTAAACTGTTCGACAGCATAAAGATGAACGCAACTATGCAAGAAGCAAGTGATGACTCAGACgtgaagagtgattttatgaGATCTCTGAAATCCGATGACATCTTACCGGACAAGGCCGCAAGATCCGTAGATGACGTATCGTCCATTACAGCTGCTAAAGACGCAATTGTCGATGCGATACTGACGGAGCTCGGTGATCTGAAAGGCGACATGATATCGACTTTGAACGACTTGATTGCGTATGAGAAGGCCACTGCAGCTGCCGCTCCCGCGGCGAAGAAACCTTTCAAGCCCTTCTCTGGTATATTTCCCTTTGCGAAACCAACGATAGATCCAACGCTTCCCTTTAAGCAGAGAATGGCAGTATTAAGTCAAGTATTCGACATGCTGACGGAGCTGGAAAGGAACATCACTGTGGCTGCGAACAGCGCAATAAAGACTAACACCGATACTCCGAGCAATCCGGAATTGGCGAGAATACCATTAGCTACCGGAGCAGCTGACGTTTCATCGATTAACAACACTCTTCTGGACGCTATTCTAAATAGGATAGCCGCCGCTCAGACTGCAAGTCCAGTTTCTTATCCGGCAAGTTTCATCAAAGAAAGTCCCATGATGAGCAGAGCTATGCCTCAAGGGCCAACGTCCTTCTGGGTATCTTATCCGGAGAGCTCGGCATCTGTAATAAAACGACAAGTACCATATGACTCACCATATTTAGGATACGAGTATGATAATGACCAGCGTGATCATAGACAGTACACAAGAGGCGTACAAATGCAAATGCATCAGGGATATCAGAGTCTACCTGCAGGCTCGGTTGAGTCCGTACAAGCTGGGGGAGGATCTACACCGGAGCACCAAGGAGGAGGAATCAAGCTTTTG GGGCAATCTAACGCTTACGGAAACTTAAACAAATGGGCCGACTGGGTGCAGTATCACAAGAATGAGTACGAAGATAGTAGGCACCATCATAACCACCATTAG
- the LOC105280933 gene encoding uncharacterized protein LOC105280933 isoform X1: protein MEQATQCKMLRQKVFLHFTCLLALGASLTLALPPGAPWTNFASKPGIILHYFSFIILFFCAEDELNLTPFILKFVVYSRALGPPSGIDTISIPYVPKSPVFPKFVDPKMFISKKTDMLSNLFGGLGPVAYNAADTKPIIPYGASGSSLETADNALFNKRDALQDGKEKIADTNGMYKRGMFGPFPKFGPMGATGVIGPQFGPITPFSSADAMADYMDKAPFSRKRRSMEAASSASDVNSISGSKLQATGISSYAKDSPIVEKLSATKSADGDAPKEYLPGMFGPFGPGGPYGPFGPFGSSASFGPGGSFGGPAVDPSAMIGKKSTFLDALFKNLATSTPATTITDAPTPKSTIVPPSFWLPSAIIPGPTEYTSKVSDFLGKLFDSIKMNATMQEASDDSDVKSDFMRSLKSDDILPDKAARSVDDVSSITAAKDAIVDAILTELGDLKGDMISTLNDLIAYEKATAAAAPAAKKPFKPFSGIFPFAKPTIDPTLPFKQRMAVLSQVFDMLTELERNITVAANSAIKTNTDTPSNPELARIPLATGAADVSSINNTLLDAILNRIAAAQTASPVSYPASFIKESPMMSRAMPQGPTSFWVSYPESSASVIKRQVPYDSPYLGYEYDNDQRDHRQYTRGVQMQMHQGYQSLPAGSVESVQAGGGSTPEHQGGGIKLLGQSNAYGNLNKWADWVQYHKNEYEDSRHHHNHH from the exons ATGGAGCAGGCTACTCAGTGCAAGATGCTCCGACAGAaagtatttttacatttcactTGCCTGTTGGCACTCGGCGCTAGTTTGACTCTGGCACTTCCACCCGGAGCACCATGGACAAACTTCGCATCCAAACCAGgtataatattgcattatttctctttcattattcttttcttttgtgcAGAAGATGAACTGAATCTAACGCCCTTTATCTTGAAATTTGTAGTTTATTCGCGAGCCCTTGGACCTCCATCAGGAATAGACACGATATCCATACCTTACGTACCAAAATCTCCGGTCTTTCCAAAGTTCGTCGACCCGAAGATGTTTATCTCCAAGAAGACGGATATGCTGAGTAATTTGTTTGGCGGTCTAGGACCAGTTGCATATAACGCAGCAGATACCAAGCCAATTATACCATACGGCGCAAGTGGGTCATCTTTAGAGACCGCTGACAATGCGTTATTCAACAAGCGAGATGCACTGCAAGATGGTAAGGAGAAAATAGCTGACACTAACGGTATGTACAAACGTGGTATGTTTGGTCCGTTTCCAAAATTCGGACCAATGGGAGCAACAGGTGTTATAGGTCCGCAATTCGGTCCTATAACGCCATTCTCATCAGCAGACGCGATGGCTGATTATATGGACAAAGCACCTTTCTCCCGTAAAAGAAGAAGCATGGAAGCGGCCTCTTCTGCAAGCGACGTCAATTCTATCTCGGGCAGTAAGTTGCAAGCAACAGGCATATCGTCCTATGCAAAAGATTCGCCGATAGTAGAAAAACTGTCCGCGACGAAATCAGCTGACGGCGACGCGCCGAAGGAATACCTGCCGGGTATGTTTGGACCTTTCGGACCGGGTGGACCTTACGGGCCCTTCGGACCCTTCGGCTCGAGTGCATCTTTCGGGCCCGGTGGATCTTTTGGTGGACCAGCAGTAGATCCAAGCGCGATGATCGGGAAGAAGTCGACATTTTTAGACGCTCTCTTTAAAAATCTCGCTACTAGCACTCCAGCGACAACAATAACCGATGCACCCACGCCAAAGAGTACCATCGTGCCTCCAAGTTTCTGGCTGCCGTCTGCTATAATTCCTGGTCCAACCGAATACACCTCGAAGGTGTCGGATTTCCTGGGTAAACTGTTCGACAGCATAAAGATGAACGCAACTATGCAAGAAGCAAGTGATGACTCAGACgtgaagagtgattttatgaGATCTCTGAAATCCGATGACATCTTACCGGACAAGGCCGCAAGATCCGTAGATGACGTATCGTCCATTACAGCTGCTAAAGACGCAATTGTCGATGCGATACTGACGGAGCTCGGTGATCTGAAAGGCGACATGATATCGACTTTGAACGACTTGATTGCGTATGAGAAGGCCACTGCAGCTGCCGCTCCCGCGGCGAAGAAACCTTTCAAGCCCTTCTCTGGTATATTTCCCTTTGCGAAACCAACGATAGATCCAACGCTTCCCTTTAAGCAGAGAATGGCAGTATTAAGTCAAGTATTCGACATGCTGACGGAGCTGGAAAGGAACATCACTGTGGCTGCGAACAGCGCAATAAAGACTAACACCGATACTCCGAGCAATCCGGAATTGGCGAGAATACCATTAGCTACCGGAGCAGCTGACGTTTCATCGATTAACAACACTCTTCTGGACGCTATTCTAAATAGGATAGCCGCCGCTCAGACTGCAAGTCCAGTTTCTTATCCGGCAAGTTTCATCAAAGAAAGTCCCATGATGAGCAGAGCTATGCCTCAAGGGCCAACGTCCTTCTGGGTATCTTATCCGGAGAGCTCGGCATCTGTAATAAAACGACAAGTACCATATGACTCACCATATTTAGGATACGAGTATGATAATGACCAGCGTGATCATAGACAGTACACAAGAGGCGTACAAATGCAAATGCATCAGGGATATCAGAGTCTACCTGCAGGCTCGGTTGAGTCCGTACAAGCTGGGGGAGGATCTACACCGGAGCACCAAGGAGGAGGAATCAAGCTTTTG GGGCAATCTAACGCTTACGGAAACTTAAACAAATGGGCCGACTGGGTGCAGTATCACAAGAATGAGTACGAAGATAGTAGGCACCATCATAACCACCATTAG
- the LOC105280930 gene encoding GPI ethanolamine phosphate transferase 3 isoform X2: MSRLWNYLVFQAWMSYLMAAGLLVFTSGFLLNRVSRPERAECIECTAAGGCDPASIFQDTEHAAKVCLERKARVVLLIVDALKYEFAEWYEDNASMSSYHRNKLPVIHELLQKQPSNSQMGSNFASEYIQEDNLVDQNTAGGIVFMGDDTWTNLFPDKFMRQFPSPSFNVWDLDSVDKDVQYRIFFEMKKRDWSLLIAHILGVDHCGHKHGSQHPEMTRKLNDTNTLIKQIIASLEKDTMLFVIGDHGMTETGDHGGESTNEIEAAMFVYSTSPLMEGSASNDDNSVNQIDLVPTLASILGTPIPFSNLGSVILDCLPGQVGETTGQLLYLLQSLWRNIAQTKKYIETYSADTYLFSKEQLQHLDYIYKLLAEQVKRVDNLEKLEAFARDAEGYFKLLKDTCSEVWVQFDSSLISKGLILMFCPLFFFYLFITGIPETRMCDIFKSSFLQCAIMANLITVAVITCLFLLNIVDELRNTIFFATGTVSIALLVIVIAQNWDVISMCWYDHRRIKLLIYVARIILLVTVGGLFSNSYIVEEDKVLSFLFVTLVCLLIFDLRRNDTDSISERKTRFTSKPSKPNFRTIALVIGLLACVSERISHYFWRCREEHLQRDCSTFVTGKVSWSTMPNNWERALLALLFALVILASYVVIVRMWLKDCGNLTGFAPSVMIGQYCPVIIIICMSCYWILQKFPKFIKPRLALSWEINTLPNVVYFFCVLAIVVLYYRPLSIYLLPKKKESVDVYRDENIIPRLFEKIKDSISRKEIDTDELPVIYGFGTAYSAAFISLSVFLILLYSLLLGDTLSPSTFLMSVTCACVLGLSTVERYKNANNISELVDVSMPVLLCWFLLAEYFFYGTGHQATFPTIHWHAAFVGTGGHFYGNLVSAILIGINTFGSHIILGMTLPLLVIVPFTLHREFPKFLKAKFSEDIKRGELLLFEQDSAFHAAIFSVAGKYILLHGIRTFGSMLAATIHCRHLMVWKIFAPKLIFEGLGFLVTLGSVLASFYMVFRIDQQMEHLITRVTKDR; this comes from the exons ATGAGCCGGCTATGGAATTATTTAGTATTTCAGGCATGGATGTCCTACTTGATGGCAGCTGGATTGTTAGTCTTCACGAGTGGCTTCCTCCTTAATCGTGTCTCCAGGCCAGAACGGGCCGAATGCATCGAATGCACAGCTGCCGGTGGATGTGACCCAGCGAGCATCTTCCAAGACACCGAACACGCCGCTAAAGTGTGCCTGGAGCGCAAAGCACGAGTGGTGCTCTTAATCGTTGACGCTTTAAAGTACGAGTTTGCCGAGTGGTACGAGGATAATGCCTCGATGTCCTCCTACCATCGCAACAAGTTGCCAGTCATTCACGAATTGCTACAGAAGCAGCCGTCGAACTCAC AGATGGGATCAAACTTTGCTTCGGAGTACATTCAGGAAGACAATCTTGTTGACCAAAACACGGCCGGAGGTATCGTTTTTATGGGCGACGACACGTGGACCAATTTATTTCCGGATAAATTTATGCGACAGTTTCCGTCACCATCGTTCAACGTGTGGGATCTGGATAGCGTGGACAAGGATGTGCAGTATCGCATTTTCTTCGAGATGAAGAAGAGAGATTGGTCGTTGCTAATAGCGCACATCCTCGGGGTGGATCATTGTGGACACAAGCACGGCTCGCAGCATCCAGAGATGACCAGGAAACTGAATGACACAAATACGCTTATAAAACAAATCATAGCATCTCTTGAGAAGGATACGATGCTGTTTGTTATTGGAGACCATGGCATGACCGAGACGGGAGATCATGGTGGCGAGAGTACCAACGAGATCGAGGCTGCGATGTTTGTTTACTCGACGTCTCCTTTAATGGAAGGATCCGCGTCTAACGACGATAACAGTGTGAACCAAATTGATCTTGTTCCTACTTTAGCATCGATTCTTGGTACCCCGATCCCCTTTTCCAACTTGGGGTCCGTAATACTCGACTGTTTGCCAGGACAAGTAGGTGAAACTACTGGTCAATTGTTGTATTTGCTACAATCTCTTTGGCGAAACATCGCACAAACGAAAAAATACATAGAGACGTATTCCGCGGATACATATTTATTCTCGAAGGAGCAGCTTCAGCATTTAGATTACATATATAAGCTTCTCGCTGAGCAAGTTAAGCGCGTTGACAATTTGGAGAAGCTGGAGGCGTTCGCTCGAGACGCCGAAGGCTATTTTAAATTGTTGAAGGATACATGTTCGGAAGTATGGGTCCAATTTGATTCCAGTTTAATTTCCAAGGGTCTAATTTTGATGTTCTGTcccttgtttttcttttatctcttcATCACCGGCATCCCCGAGACTCGTATGTGTGATATATTCAAGTCTTCGTTCTTACAGTGTGCCATTATGGCAAATTTGATCACTGTTGCAGTTATCACGTGTCTGTTCCTGCTGAATATTGTGGACGAGTTGAGAAACACGATCTTCTTTGCCACTGGCACAGTTTCTATCGCTCTACTGGTTATAGTGATTGCTCAAAACTGGGACGTTATATCAATGTGCTGGTACGATCATCGTAGAATTAAGCTGTTGATCTATGTAGCTAGAATAATACTCCTGGTAACGGTAGGCGGGCTCTTCTCCAACAGTTACATAGTCGAAGAAGACAAGGTTTTATCCTTCCTGTTTGTTACGCTGGTTTGTCTGCTCATATTTGATTTAAGAAGAAACGATACCGATAGCATCTCCGAAAGGAAGACTAGATTTACGTCAAAGCCATCGAAACCAAATTTCAGGACGATTGCGTTAGTTATCGGTTTACTAGCGTGCGTCTCAGAAAGGATATCACATTATTTCTGGCGTTGTAGGGAAGAGCATCTGCAAAGAGACTGCTCTACGTTTGTAACTGGTAAAGTTAGTTGGTCTACAATGCCGAACAACTGGGAGCGTGCCCTACTTGCTCTTTTATTCGCCTTAGTCATCCTGGCGTCGTACGTGGTGATCGTTAGAATGTGGTTGAAGGACTGCGGGAACCTCACAGGCTTTGCGCCTAGTGTCATGATAGGACAGTACTGTCCAGTTATCATAATAATTTGCATGAGTTGCTACTGGATCCTGCAAAAGTTCCCAAAGTTTATTAAACCGAGGCTGGCACTCTCTTGGGAGATCAACACGCTACCTAACGTGGTCTACTTCTTTTGCGTACTCGCAATTGTCGTTCTTTATTATCGCCCGCTCAGCATATACCTATTGCCAAAGAAGAAGGAATCCGTCGACGTTTACCgtgatgaaaatataatacctCGATTATTCGAAAAGATCAAAGATTCGATATCTCGCAAGGAGATAGATACCGACGAGCTCCCGGTCATCTATGGTTTCGGGACTGCCTACAGCGCTGCATTTATCTCGTTAAGCGTATTCCTCATACTCCTCTACTCATTGCTGTTGGGAGACACTTTGTCGCCGAGTACATTTTTGATGTCTGTAACGTGTGCCTGCGTACTGGGCCTGTCCACCGTAGAGAGATACAAAAACGccaataatattt CTGAACTTGTTGACGTGTCTATGCCTGTACTACTGTGCTGGTTTCTACTGGctgaatatttcttttacggGACCGGTCATCAGGCGACATTTCCTACCATTCATTGGCACGCTGCTTTTGTAGGAACTGGCGGTCACTTTTATGGAAACTTAGTGTCAGCAATTTTAATTG GCATCAATACATTTGGATCGCACATTATACTGGGTATGACATTGCCGCTACTAGTGATCGTGCCATTCACGTTGCATCGGGAGTTCCCAAAGTTTCTCAAAGCGAAGTTTTCTGAAGATATAAAGAGAGGTGAACTCCTCCTGTTCGAGCAAGACTCTGCCTTCCACGCTGCGATTTTCTCCGTTGCCGGAAAATACATACTACTTCACGGAATTCGA acTTTCGGCAGCATGCTCGCGGCGACTATCCACTGTCGGCATCTGATGGTCTGGAAGATATTCGCGCCGAAACTAATATTCGAGGGATTAGGATTTCTGGTAACACTAGGTAGCGTATTAGCATCGTTTTACATGGTGTTCCGCATCGACCAACAAATGGAACACCTCATCACCAGAGTCACGAAAGACAGATGA
- the LOC105280930 gene encoding GPI ethanolamine phosphate transferase 3 isoform X1 — MSRLWNYLVFQAWMSYLMAAGLLVFTSGFLLNRVSRPERAECIECTAAGGCDPASIFQDTEHAAKVCLERKARVVLLIVDALKYEFAEWYEDNASMSSYHRNKLPVIHELLQKQPSNSRLYKFMADPPTTTMQRLKGLTTGSLPTFVEMGSNFASEYIQEDNLVDQNTAGGIVFMGDDTWTNLFPDKFMRQFPSPSFNVWDLDSVDKDVQYRIFFEMKKRDWSLLIAHILGVDHCGHKHGSQHPEMTRKLNDTNTLIKQIIASLEKDTMLFVIGDHGMTETGDHGGESTNEIEAAMFVYSTSPLMEGSASNDDNSVNQIDLVPTLASILGTPIPFSNLGSVILDCLPGQVGETTGQLLYLLQSLWRNIAQTKKYIETYSADTYLFSKEQLQHLDYIYKLLAEQVKRVDNLEKLEAFARDAEGYFKLLKDTCSEVWVQFDSSLISKGLILMFCPLFFFYLFITGIPETRMCDIFKSSFLQCAIMANLITVAVITCLFLLNIVDELRNTIFFATGTVSIALLVIVIAQNWDVISMCWYDHRRIKLLIYVARIILLVTVGGLFSNSYIVEEDKVLSFLFVTLVCLLIFDLRRNDTDSISERKTRFTSKPSKPNFRTIALVIGLLACVSERISHYFWRCREEHLQRDCSTFVTGKVSWSTMPNNWERALLALLFALVILASYVVIVRMWLKDCGNLTGFAPSVMIGQYCPVIIIICMSCYWILQKFPKFIKPRLALSWEINTLPNVVYFFCVLAIVVLYYRPLSIYLLPKKKESVDVYRDENIIPRLFEKIKDSISRKEIDTDELPVIYGFGTAYSAAFISLSVFLILLYSLLLGDTLSPSTFLMSVTCACVLGLSTVERYKNANNISELVDVSMPVLLCWFLLAEYFFYGTGHQATFPTIHWHAAFVGTGGHFYGNLVSAILIGINTFGSHIILGMTLPLLVIVPFTLHREFPKFLKAKFSEDIKRGELLLFEQDSAFHAAIFSVAGKYILLHGIRTFGSMLAATIHCRHLMVWKIFAPKLIFEGLGFLVTLGSVLASFYMVFRIDQQMEHLITRVTKDR; from the exons ATGAGCCGGCTATGGAATTATTTAGTATTTCAGGCATGGATGTCCTACTTGATGGCAGCTGGATTGTTAGTCTTCACGAGTGGCTTCCTCCTTAATCGTGTCTCCAGGCCAGAACGGGCCGAATGCATCGAATGCACAGCTGCCGGTGGATGTGACCCAGCGAGCATCTTCCAAGACACCGAACACGCCGCTAAAGTGTGCCTGGAGCGCAAAGCACGAGTGGTGCTCTTAATCGTTGACGCTTTAAAGTACGAGTTTGCCGAGTGGTACGAGGATAATGCCTCGATGTCCTCCTACCATCGCAACAAGTTGCCAGTCATTCACGAATTGCTACAGAAGCAGCCGTCGAACTCACGTCTGTACAAATTCATGGCCGATCCGCCTACCACGACTATGCAGCGTCTGAAGGGTCTTACAACAGGCTCGTTGCCTACTTTTGTAGAGATGGGATCAAACTTTGCTTCGGAGTACATTCAGGAAGACAATCTTGTTGACCAAAACACGGCCGGAGGTATCGTTTTTATGGGCGACGACACGTGGACCAATTTATTTCCGGATAAATTTATGCGACAGTTTCCGTCACCATCGTTCAACGTGTGGGATCTGGATAGCGTGGACAAGGATGTGCAGTATCGCATTTTCTTCGAGATGAAGAAGAGAGATTGGTCGTTGCTAATAGCGCACATCCTCGGGGTGGATCATTGTGGACACAAGCACGGCTCGCAGCATCCAGAGATGACCAGGAAACTGAATGACACAAATACGCTTATAAAACAAATCATAGCATCTCTTGAGAAGGATACGATGCTGTTTGTTATTGGAGACCATGGCATGACCGAGACGGGAGATCATGGTGGCGAGAGTACCAACGAGATCGAGGCTGCGATGTTTGTTTACTCGACGTCTCCTTTAATGGAAGGATCCGCGTCTAACGACGATAACAGTGTGAACCAAATTGATCTTGTTCCTACTTTAGCATCGATTCTTGGTACCCCGATCCCCTTTTCCAACTTGGGGTCCGTAATACTCGACTGTTTGCCAGGACAAGTAGGTGAAACTACTGGTCAATTGTTGTATTTGCTACAATCTCTTTGGCGAAACATCGCACAAACGAAAAAATACATAGAGACGTATTCCGCGGATACATATTTATTCTCGAAGGAGCAGCTTCAGCATTTAGATTACATATATAAGCTTCTCGCTGAGCAAGTTAAGCGCGTTGACAATTTGGAGAAGCTGGAGGCGTTCGCTCGAGACGCCGAAGGCTATTTTAAATTGTTGAAGGATACATGTTCGGAAGTATGGGTCCAATTTGATTCCAGTTTAATTTCCAAGGGTCTAATTTTGATGTTCTGTcccttgtttttcttttatctcttcATCACCGGCATCCCCGAGACTCGTATGTGTGATATATTCAAGTCTTCGTTCTTACAGTGTGCCATTATGGCAAATTTGATCACTGTTGCAGTTATCACGTGTCTGTTCCTGCTGAATATTGTGGACGAGTTGAGAAACACGATCTTCTTTGCCACTGGCACAGTTTCTATCGCTCTACTGGTTATAGTGATTGCTCAAAACTGGGACGTTATATCAATGTGCTGGTACGATCATCGTAGAATTAAGCTGTTGATCTATGTAGCTAGAATAATACTCCTGGTAACGGTAGGCGGGCTCTTCTCCAACAGTTACATAGTCGAAGAAGACAAGGTTTTATCCTTCCTGTTTGTTACGCTGGTTTGTCTGCTCATATTTGATTTAAGAAGAAACGATACCGATAGCATCTCCGAAAGGAAGACTAGATTTACGTCAAAGCCATCGAAACCAAATTTCAGGACGATTGCGTTAGTTATCGGTTTACTAGCGTGCGTCTCAGAAAGGATATCACATTATTTCTGGCGTTGTAGGGAAGAGCATCTGCAAAGAGACTGCTCTACGTTTGTAACTGGTAAAGTTAGTTGGTCTACAATGCCGAACAACTGGGAGCGTGCCCTACTTGCTCTTTTATTCGCCTTAGTCATCCTGGCGTCGTACGTGGTGATCGTTAGAATGTGGTTGAAGGACTGCGGGAACCTCACAGGCTTTGCGCCTAGTGTCATGATAGGACAGTACTGTCCAGTTATCATAATAATTTGCATGAGTTGCTACTGGATCCTGCAAAAGTTCCCAAAGTTTATTAAACCGAGGCTGGCACTCTCTTGGGAGATCAACACGCTACCTAACGTGGTCTACTTCTTTTGCGTACTCGCAATTGTCGTTCTTTATTATCGCCCGCTCAGCATATACCTATTGCCAAAGAAGAAGGAATCCGTCGACGTTTACCgtgatgaaaatataatacctCGATTATTCGAAAAGATCAAAGATTCGATATCTCGCAAGGAGATAGATACCGACGAGCTCCCGGTCATCTATGGTTTCGGGACTGCCTACAGCGCTGCATTTATCTCGTTAAGCGTATTCCTCATACTCCTCTACTCATTGCTGTTGGGAGACACTTTGTCGCCGAGTACATTTTTGATGTCTGTAACGTGTGCCTGCGTACTGGGCCTGTCCACCGTAGAGAGATACAAAAACGccaataatattt CTGAACTTGTTGACGTGTCTATGCCTGTACTACTGTGCTGGTTTCTACTGGctgaatatttcttttacggGACCGGTCATCAGGCGACATTTCCTACCATTCATTGGCACGCTGCTTTTGTAGGAACTGGCGGTCACTTTTATGGAAACTTAGTGTCAGCAATTTTAATTG GCATCAATACATTTGGATCGCACATTATACTGGGTATGACATTGCCGCTACTAGTGATCGTGCCATTCACGTTGCATCGGGAGTTCCCAAAGTTTCTCAAAGCGAAGTTTTCTGAAGATATAAAGAGAGGTGAACTCCTCCTGTTCGAGCAAGACTCTGCCTTCCACGCTGCGATTTTCTCCGTTGCCGGAAAATACATACTACTTCACGGAATTCGA acTTTCGGCAGCATGCTCGCGGCGACTATCCACTGTCGGCATCTGATGGTCTGGAAGATATTCGCGCCGAAACTAATATTCGAGGGATTAGGATTTCTGGTAACACTAGGTAGCGTATTAGCATCGTTTTACATGGTGTTCCGCATCGACCAACAAATGGAACACCTCATCACCAGAGTCACGAAAGACAGATGA